In Haladaptatus cibarius D43, the sequence AAACGAACACCTTTTGAGGCCGGGTACCCGATTGCCACACATGGCGACTGAACAGGCAACAGAGCGACGGGCGGCCCATCTACGGAGTATCACCGTCACGGCGCTCGCTTCGCTGGCCGGAATTGCCGCCGGGTTCGCCTCTGCCATGGTGGTAGGGACGAGCGGCCAGGCGGCGACAGATCAGTTAGGGCTGGCCATCATGCTCGGATTCGTCGTGGTACAACTACCACTGCTCCGCGTGATTGGCTACGAACTCAATGGAATCAAAGACCATCTCTTCGTGGCGTTCATGACGTTTTCTCTCTGGTTCATCACGTGGGGAATCCTGCTCACGAATCAGGTGCAGTTGTAAACCATGGCGGAAGACAGCATTGCCGTCGTTGATTTGGAGCGCTGTTCGCCCGACAGGTGCAACTACGAGTGTAAAAACTACTGCCCACCGAACCGAACCGGAAAGGAGTGCATCACGCTCCGCGGCGAGGACACGGAGGAAGGTCAACCCGACCAAATTCACATCAGCGAGGAAATCTGCCTCGGCGAAACGTGTGGTATCTGTGTCGAAAAGTGTCCCTTCGACGCAATCGAGATTATCAACCTACCCCAAGAGCTACAGGACGACCCGACTCACCGCTACGGCGAAAACGCGTTTTCGCTGTACGGCCTGCCGGTTCCACAGGAAGGCCAAGTGACGGGGATCCTCGGCCCGAACGGGAGCGGGAAAACGACCGCGGTGAAAATTTTGGCTGGCGAACTCGCGCCGAACCTCGGCCAGTTCGAAGAGCCACCGGGATGGGACGCGGTGCTCGACCGCTACCGCGGGACGGAACTCCAGAACTACCTCGAAGACGTGCGAGACGGCGACGTGACGGTTGCGCGAAAACCGCAGTACGTCGATAAGATTCCGAACCGATTCGACGGCAGTACGGCCGACCTGCTTTCCCGAACCGACGAGCGTGGGGTTTTGGACGACCTGCTGGAACGCCTCGAAATCGAGCACGTGATGGAACAGGACATCGACAGCCTCTCTGGCGGGGAACTTCAGCGCGTCGCGCTGGTGGCCGCACTCGCTCGTGACGCCGATTTCTACTTCCTCGACGAAATCACGCCGTACCTCGACATCAGCCAGCGCGTCAAAGTCGCGCGCCTGATTCAGGAGATGGCGAACGAGCAGGGACGCTCCATGCTCGTGGTCGAACACGACCTCGCTATTCTCGACTTGGTCGCGGACAATCTTCACGTAGCATACGGTGAACCCGGTGCCTACGGTGTCATCACGACGCCGAAATCGGTGCGCAACGGCATCAACGAGTATCTCGCTGGGTACCTCAATAACGAGAACATGCGGATTCGTCCGAACGCCATCGAGTTCGACGAGCACGCACCGCGAGAGACGACGACCGCGGACGCACTCGTGGAGTATCCCAGCCTCTCGAAATCCTATGGCGAAGGCGAATTCTCGCTCGACGTTGAGAGCGGAACAATTTACGAGAACGAAGTTCTCGGCATCGTCGGCCCGAACGGAATCGGGAAATCGACGTTCGCCAAACTGCTCGCTGGGCGACTGCAACCTGACGAGGGCGACGTTGACCTCAATCTCGAAATCTCCTACAAGCCGCAGTACATCGAAATCGACCAACCGATGCGAGTGGACGTGTTTCTCTCGTCGCTGTCGGACGATTTCGGTTCTTCCTACTGGAACACCGAAATCGCACAACCGCTCCTGCTCGACCGAATCATGGAGCAGAACCTGACCGACCTCTCCGGCGGCGAGCGCCAGCGAGTCGCCATCGCGGCCTGTCTGTCGAAGAGCGCAGACCTCTACCTGCTGGACGAACCCTCGGCGTACCTCGACGTGGAACAGCGCGTCCGGGCGACGCGCGCGATTCGACGCTACGCCGAGATGCAGGACGCAACGGTGTTGGTCATCGACCACGACACGTACATGGTCGACCTTCTCTCCGACCGACTGATGGTGTTCGACGGCGAACCCGCAGAACACGGTCACGCCGGACGCCCGAAGGGAATGCGCGAGGGCATGAACGACTTCCTCGCCAACCTCGACATCACCTTCCGCAGGGACGAGAACGTGGGTCGCCCGCGCATCAACAAGCCCGGTAGTCAACTCGACCGGCGACAGAAAAGCGAAGGCGAGTACTACTACAGCTAATCGGTTGATTTTCAGGCAGTTCGAAGACATCCTCGGAATTCGGCGAGAGAAAAAGTCAATCCCGGAACGGAACCGAACCACCTTTTTTCCGACCCGACAAAACTCCCGAACAGTGATTTCGACGCTCACCGCGTGGCTCTCCCGCTCCGACAACCGCGCGAACCTGTTCGCTCTCCTCGCAGTCGTCCTGTTCGCCACTGCTGGCGTCGGCGCGTTCACCGCACCCGACGAACCCCATCTCACGGAAGACGAAGAGCGTCCCGCGAACAACACGCTCATCGCGCTTCAGGGGTACGACGACGAGGGGCGTGCCATCGAGGTGAATCCCGCGGGCGAAATCGTCTGGGAGTACGACCGAGCACACGACGTGTTCGACGTGGAAGCCCTCGGCCCGAACCGAGTCCAAATCGCCGTCGCCGACGAAATCAGCGATGAGGAATGCCCGGCACAGTTCCGCGACGACGGCCACGAAAACTGCGTTCGCAACTCGCTCAGGATAGTCGAGAAAGACACGAACGAGACGACGTGGGAGTATTCGTGGTTCGACGCGAAACTCCACGCGCACGAACTGCACGACGCAGACCACTACACGGTAAACGGGAAAGACCGCTGGGTACTCGTGGATATGGGCAACGACCGCGTGTTTGCGGTGAACCGCGACAAGGAAATCGTCTGGAAGTGGAACGCGACCGACCGCTACGAACGCCCGGACGAAATGGGGCCGGAAGGCGACTGGACGCACGCAAACGACGTTGACAGGGTCGAAAACGGGGTTTTCCGTGTGAGCATCCGCAACTTCGATACGATAGTCGATTTGCACGTCAACGATTCGGCCGGGGAGCAAAACGACTCGAACCGAGGCGAGCGTAACGCGAATCGAGTCAGTGACTCGATTCGCGTCGAACCCGTGGTCGGGCCGGATTCGTTTTCGGAGCGAGGTGACATCCTCCACGAACAGCACAACCCCGACACGCTCGGCGACACCCTACTCGTGGCGGACAGCGAAAACGACCGCGTGCTGGAAATCGAGGACGGCGAAATCGTCTGGGAGTACGGCGGAAGTGCGGTGTTCGACTGGCCGCGGGACGCAGACCGCCAGCAGAACGGCCACACGCTCGTCACGGATTCGTACAACGACCGCGTCGTGGAAGTGAACGAGAACGGCGAGATAGTCTGGGCAGTCGAAACCGGGTCGCTCCCCTACGAGGCGGACAGACTGCCCGGCGAAGGGAGCGATGGCCCGACAGCAAGCGGAGAAGGAATCCCATCCGAAACCGAGGATGCTTTGGTCGTCCGCGAACGCGGGTCGTGGGCGATTTCGATGGTGAAGTACGTCGCGCCGGAGCGACTGGCGGAACAGGCCTTTTTCGTCCTGTTCGGTCTGCTTGCGCTGGTCGGCACGGGAATCGAGCGGCGACGTTAGCGTTTTTTCACGGTCATCTCGATGGCGTTCGTCGGTTCGAGCGTCGTTCCCATTCGTAAATCGAGGTCGGAAGTGTGGCAGTCGAACTCGATCTGCTGTGCAATCGTCGCCAGCACGAGACGGATTTCGGCGTTGGCAAACCGCATTCCAATACAGTGGCGCGGGCCGCCACCAAATGGGAAGTAGACGTAATCGGGACGGGAGTTCTCAAACTCGGGCGTCCAGCGTTCCGGTCGGAACTGCTCGGCGTCGTCGTACCAGCGGTCGTCCGTGTGAACCACGAACAGCGGGAGCGTCACCGTCGTTCCGGCGGGAACTCTGTAGCCACCGATTTCCACGTCCTCCTTCGTTTGGCGAAAGACGACGTAGGCGGGCGGGTACAGACGGAGTGCTTCCCTGACGACTTTGTCCGTGTATTCCAATTTCTCGATGTCGGCCATCGTGGGCGTTTCTCCGTCCAGCACGGAATCGAGTTCGCGGTTCAGTTTCTCCCGAACGCGCGGATTTTCCGAGAGCAGATACCAGCAGTAGGTGAGTGCGAGGGCAGTCGTTTCGTGTCCCGCGAACAGAAACGTAGCCATCTCGTCGCGGAGCGCCTCGTCCGACATTCCCTCGCCGTGTTCGTCCGTGGCGTGCATGAGAATCGAGAGGAAATCGTCGCCCGGCGGTTCGCCGCGGCGTTTCTCGATAAGGTTCCAGATGGCCTCGTCGAACTGGTCAGTTGCATGCCGAAACCGCCGGTTGGTCGCCGTTGGCACCCAGTCGGGGAGAAACGCATCGACTGAACTTGCGTCGCCCTTGTCGTTGATCGCCTGCACGGCGTCACGAATCGC encodes:
- a CDS encoding EMC6-like membrane protein, encoding MATEQATERRAAHLRSITVTALASLAGIAAGFASAMVVGTSGQAATDQLGLAIMLGFVVVQLPLLRVIGYELNGIKDHLFVAFMTFSLWFITWGILLTNQVQL
- a CDS encoding cytochrome P450 translates to MTTSEATASDRLDDLPLPPGPNSYPVVGNTLGFLRDPFEFYDELGEYGDVVSYSVAGEDFCTLLHPDHVEQVLVTEESKFGKSEFVQDAGERFIGNGLFASEGEFWRRQRTLIQPAFYRERIASYTEPMVDFAASAAKSWDDGERIRIDERMKRLTLRILSKALFDLDIRNQQSAIRDAVQAINDKGDASSVDAFLPDWVPTATNRRFRHATDQFDEAIWNLIEKRRGEPPGDDFLSILMHATDEHGEGMSDEALRDEMATFLFAGHETTALALTYCWYLLSENPRVREKLNRELDSVLDGETPTMADIEKLEYTDKVVREALRLYPPAYVVFRQTKEDVEIGGYRVPAGTTVTLPLFVVHTDDRWYDDAEQFRPERWTPEFENSRPDYVYFPFGGGPRHCIGMRFANAEIRLVLATIAQQIEFDCHTSDLDLRMGTTLEPTNAIEMTVKKR
- a CDS encoding ribosome biogenesis/translation initiation ATPase RLI, producing the protein MAEDSIAVVDLERCSPDRCNYECKNYCPPNRTGKECITLRGEDTEEGQPDQIHISEEICLGETCGICVEKCPFDAIEIINLPQELQDDPTHRYGENAFSLYGLPVPQEGQVTGILGPNGSGKTTAVKILAGELAPNLGQFEEPPGWDAVLDRYRGTELQNYLEDVRDGDVTVARKPQYVDKIPNRFDGSTADLLSRTDERGVLDDLLERLEIEHVMEQDIDSLSGGELQRVALVAALARDADFYFLDEITPYLDISQRVKVARLIQEMANEQGRSMLVVEHDLAILDLVADNLHVAYGEPGAYGVITTPKSVRNGINEYLAGYLNNENMRIRPNAIEFDEHAPRETTTADALVEYPSLSKSYGEGEFSLDVESGTIYENEVLGIVGPNGIGKSTFAKLLAGRLQPDEGDVDLNLEISYKPQYIEIDQPMRVDVFLSSLSDDFGSSYWNTEIAQPLLLDRIMEQNLTDLSGGERQRVAIAACLSKSADLYLLDEPSAYLDVEQRVRATRAIRRYAEMQDATVLVIDHDTYMVDLLSDRLMVFDGEPAEHGHAGRPKGMREGMNDFLANLDITFRRDENVGRPRINKPGSQLDRRQKSEGEYYYS
- a CDS encoding NHL repeat-containing protein; amino-acid sequence: MISTLTAWLSRSDNRANLFALLAVVLFATAGVGAFTAPDEPHLTEDEERPANNTLIALQGYDDEGRAIEVNPAGEIVWEYDRAHDVFDVEALGPNRVQIAVADEISDEECPAQFRDDGHENCVRNSLRIVEKDTNETTWEYSWFDAKLHAHELHDADHYTVNGKDRWVLVDMGNDRVFAVNRDKEIVWKWNATDRYERPDEMGPEGDWTHANDVDRVENGVFRVSIRNFDTIVDLHVNDSAGEQNDSNRGERNANRVSDSIRVEPVVGPDSFSERGDILHEQHNPDTLGDTLLVADSENDRVLEIEDGEIVWEYGGSAVFDWPRDADRQQNGHTLVTDSYNDRVVEVNENGEIVWAVETGSLPYEADRLPGEGSDGPTASGEGIPSETEDALVVRERGSWAISMVKYVAPERLAEQAFFVLFGLLALVGTGIERRR